The window TACCAGCTTCTTAAAGCAACAAAATTCCTTCATTCAGGCAATGTCATTCATAGGGACCAAAAGGTATGTCCCACCTTTTAACATCACTTCATGCTTGTGGAATTAATTTAAACAAGTCCTGGTTGAAGTAATTTCTTAATTGTTATTTCTCAAAGCCATCCAACATTCTACTAGACTCAGATTGCTTTGTGAAGCTATGCGACTTTGGCTTGGCAAGATCCCTGTACCAGATCCAAGAGGATTCTGTGAATCCTGCCTTGACAGAGTATGTGGCAACACGATGGTACAGAGCTCCTGAAATTCTCTTGGGATCCAGTAGGTGGGTGACCtgcaaaatatattgttttaaacttattatattgtgtataatatattatgataACAAGTCCTATATTTCCTGCAGGTACACAAAAGGTGTAGACATGTGGAGCATAGGTTGCATCCTGGGAGAGATGCTCCTGGGCAAGCCGCTTTTCCCTGGGACGTCTACCAttaatcaaattgaaaaaatcATGAGTGCCATTCCACATCCTTCTACAGAAGGTGAGATTGTATTTTACATGAGACAACTACTAAAATAACCAGAAACAAAGAGTTATGGATTGTTTTTCAGTTATTAATCTTTGCTAATAGGActgtgtgtcatttttttttgtagatgtgTTGGCTATCAGATCAGAGTATGGGGCTTCTGTGATTCAGAGAATGCTGCTTAGGTATGTAATgttaaaatttaacattttatcttCATTTTTCACTCTATGGTTGTTTTGCTGAACTTGAATGATGACTTTGCTAACATAATAATGCttaatgtgaatgtgtgtttagACCGCAGGTGCCATTAGATGAAATTCTGCCGGCATCAGTGCCACCTGATGCCCTTGATTTAGTGCAACGCCTGCTGGTTTTCAATCCAGACAAGAGACTCAGTGCAGAGGAAGCTCTGCAGCACCCTTACGTATCCAAGTGAGTTTCACTTTGTTGAATgtttatgttaatgtttttaaataataatgtaagtcaacatgaaatcaactTTGACCCAGTCTGCTTTCTTAATGCACAGACCTTGACACAGTGTATTTGATCATCAATGcactatattttttaaagatgattGTTAATtgtgaaatctgagagatttctgaccctgcatagacagcaaactaccacgttcaaggcccagaaagatagtaaggacatagtCCATACAAACTCtagggctgtgtattgccaagaatctgGCAATACGATATGTATCACGATACAGGGGTTGCAATACGATATGTTGCGATACATTGTGATATTGTAAACAAGGCGATATATTGGGATGGgatattttgtatgttattaataggacataattttaggaaagctgtaattaagaacACACCACCATATGCAAACCATTCAGTGTTATTGAATCACTTTTTGTGCAGTATGAGTaaagggggaaaataaagtgcttgcaagattctttagttattaaatgtataaaatataagcttttataaacagaccATATATATTAAGACCCTGctttacaatttaagtttacaattgtaaccatgtcagatcattttgatctgaacttaagaattacatctgtatgggattatttttgtgccaataagaatgaacgtaactttgtaaaactgaacgtaactttccaagaaacgatcaaaaatatgccactgcaaaagaagaaaaacacaatgaaaatgaaaaaatgaactcagtcgcacgaatttaacatgctcttcaaatatgcttcattctttgttaatgattttcaaagaatcgttttcgcgaatcatggattctgaatgcgttgccacagctttcgcttacgcttcgcaaattttcgtttgctgttttggcacaaacctctcgtgggggcgggcttaacagcgatctactctgattggctaatgagcttttgatggacagttgctctctgacctggaatcaCAGACGGTGATgtcagtggcgcgcatattgcggtgtgcaatacgtcgtgctttgtttatattaagtattaatgttattagtatttcacctacggtcgtctcttagtttctaaagatgagctcccaggagagacacagagcggcatcatcttccacctcagcttgtccctcagggcagcttgaagtaagttcgtgttgctaaagtaacgttaattaataacatcgataaaagttttattcatgtacagtgtgcaacagttctgatagtttctattaACAAAGCACGACCtattgcacaccgcaatatGCGCgacactgacgtcaccgtctgtgattccaggtcagagagcaactgtccatcaaaagctcattagccaatcagagtagatcgctgttaagcccgcccccacgagaggtttgtgccaaaacagcaaacaaaaatttgcgaagcgtaagcgaaagctgtggcaacgcattcagaatccatgattcgcgaaaacgattcttttaaaatcattaacaaagaatgaagcatatttgaagagcatgttaatttcgtgcgactgagttcattttttcattttcattgtgtttttcttcttttgcagtggcatatttttgatcgtttcttggaaagttacgttcagttttataaagttacgttcattcttattggcacaaaaataatcccatacatCTGCTGCATGCATCTTGGTACTCTGCTGAATGCACATAGAAGACTGACacgaaaaagaagaaattgttgaataaagttgttttcttCCACTTAAAAAGTTTTCtcacagcttcataaaattaaggttgaaccactgatgtcacatggactattttaacaatgtcttacTATCTTTCTATATAAATTTATGAATtactaaatacataaatgaatatTAACATCTAAAAACATCCATCTTCTTTTCATGTGTCATGCAAGATTTCACAACCCAGCCAGAGAGCCTAGTTTGGTCTATGATGTCATTTTGCCAGTGGACGATGACGTCCAACTCTCTGTTACTCAGTACAGAAACAAACTCTATGAGGTGAGTGGAAACTTTGCAttcattattttctcatttttcacAGATGTACTTTGACCTCTGTCTGGTGCTTTGCCTCAGGCAGTCATAATGTTGTGAGTGTCCACAGTCATATGATTTCGGTGTTATGTTAACAAATGCTGTGTCACGGTAACAGAAATCTTTCCTTctgaaaatgtattactttgAGCGTAAATAATTGTTCAGTGAAGTTCAAAGGTcagtatgaattttttttttttaatgaaataatatttagcaagaatgGATTAAATTGTTTTAAGATGACATTGAAGACATTTCAAGATGACAGGTTTCTACTTTtgataaattcttttttttttatctttctattcatcaaaaagtgTCACAGTTTCCAGCtttctgcatattagaatgatttctgagggatcatgtgacactgaaaactggagtaatgactgctgaaaattcagctttggcatcacaggaatacataacattttaaaatatagtcagaaaccgttattttacattgtaataatattttgcaatattgctgtttactgtatttttgattaaataaatgcagcattaaaatcattaaaaatattagaaacatCTTATGAACAactacttttgaatggtagtggtTTCACAGTGAATAATATATTagaaaatacttaaaaacaatTTTCCTCTTCATCTTTCCAATTTCTCTTGTAACAGATGATCCTGGAAAAAAGGGCTTGTCGGCAGATGCAAAAACAACCTGATTTCAGACAGAAATCAGAGGAGAAGACTACAGAAGTGAATGGGGGCAGTGGAATGGACAAAAGCAATGAAACAGGTGCTGGCTCTCAAGGAGAAGGCAAGCGTGGTGCGGACAGAGATCATGACAGGAAATCTCCTAATGACAAGAACTGCTCTAATGGAACTGGAGCAGCTGTTGGAAAACCTCTCAGTAGGCCTGAGCAAACACACTCAGCTCCTGAAAGCACCAGCCCAACTATTAGCCCCAGTGCGGTCAAAACCTCTTATAACCCCATCACACACATGCCCAGTGAGTTCTGTTTAATATTGGTCATACTGTAACATTTAATTACTACACTTATGCATTCAATTATGTGTAATGCACATACAGCTTTGGTCACTGAAGATCCTGTTTTCAAATATACATTACCATAAAATATACTGcaactatccaccttatttttgctgtaagagtgggcgcagccttttgtaaattttatgggtctggtgCAGGCTTCGGGTCTCATCCagatccagctatttttagctgtacaaaacagcttgttttgctgcttgatattgcaaactggtgtgccTTACcatataatttttacttaaaattacgaacacactggtttgtagtgcagtttTACCGCACGTcattattcttctcattatttccccaCAGCGGCTAAAGAACCGGTTTAGGAATACGGTGGATACTACTTAGAATATACACTAGTCTGGAGtagtttcttctttttttttgaaagaaaataatacttttattcagcaaaggtGTGTTAAATggctcaaaagtgacagtaaatcagcattttagaaaaaattttgaaggatcatgtgacactgaagactggagtaatgatgctgaaaattcagctttggcatCATAGggataaattctttaaaatatattaaattagaaactgtttttaaattgtaataatttttactgtatttgtgattaaataaatacaccctTGCTGACcttaagagacttctttaaaaaaacattaaaacaactcTTGCAGACCACAAACTTTATAATGCTAGAATATTACTCATTAGTCAGCTATATAAAGTATTATCCATTTATTTTCCAGATGGTTTAGTCAAACCGCAGCACTACCCATCTCTTTCTCAGCGGATTGGGAGGAGGATTCAAGATACTGGAGGTATACTGCCTACAGATGGTGCTAATGGGTCTATGGTACGACATATCtcatatgaaattaaattttacataaGAGCTGTTgtctgtttaacatttaaagacatTCAAGGTAATATGGTGCAGTTTTTTGCTAACATCTTCAGTGCTCActtcaaatgtttcatttgttcattttttccaTTAGGGTGCAGACCAACGAGGTCGTTCCGCCCCCGTGACACGTAcaaactctttctctctcacactaGCACAGCCCCAAAATAATCCCCTGCTGCGCAAGGATGATCCCATTGTTTCCCCTGGGTTATGTGTCACCTCTGCTCGCTTGGTGAGTGGCCTTTTGTTCGTTTGCGGGGGTAAAATTGTTTCACAAATCACCGCTACCATACATTCAACCATCAATGTTTCCACTTTGCATAAAACCCATGTGACCCGTTTGACTCTTGTTTACTCTTGGTTGAGACGGTGTACGtcacaaaatagaaagcagtGCCATATTGAGAATCCCCCTCAGTTTTGACACATATCAGGAGGTCTTACTGCCATCTGTTCTATTGTGTTAATTCTTCCTTTTTGTTCCTTAGATCTCCTctgttgctttgtttttaatgaatatcTTTTGTTTTTCCTCCTAATGATATCTTAATATCCTACTCTACAGAACCAGCGGTCTAATTCGCATTCACGTGACGCCAAGGCTCCTCCAAGGTTCAGCAAGAAGGTGTTCCAGAGCAATTCGAATGTTTCTGCAGCCGGCGACCCTCGCGCCAAACTAGGCAGCTATTCTCAGGCGTATGGGACTATCAGCAAAAGCGGACTGGACAATCTGCTTAGGAATTGCCACTGAGGTGTAAAGTGCGAGATGAGTGGAGAGATCATGAGGCAGGCAGACGCTCATTGGAATCTCCcagatcaaataaaaattgtggATTTCACATGACAAGAAAACTACACACTAATCACATGCTCTGAAGGTTATTGCCATTGTGTAAAACCCAGATTAGTGCTgccaataactttttttctgatCAGTTTAACCTTATGTGTCAACTTTGTAAATATGtggtgaaaacatttattaaacatgtaGAGAACATCTGTGCAGTTTGTATGTGTCCAGGTTCttggcttaaaggagaagttcacttccagaatgaaaatttcctgataatttactcacttctatgtcatccaagaaaTAAGgtttatgaggaaaacattccagcatttttttttccatatagtggacttcagtggtagccaacaggttaaaggtccaaactgtagtttcggtgcagcttcaaagggttctactcaatcccagctgaggaataagggaaaaaaaaacaatctgtcattttcaagaaaaatacaaatttatataccttctaaccacaaatgcttgtcttacaCTACCTCAACCCGAAttacgtaggcggaagtaccgacccagtgtttaccaAGAGaccatgcaaagaaagtcatgcATCCCttacaaaaaagggtaaaacaacgatgtcggagtttttcaccctaccctaccctttttaaccgaagtacacagacgaagaactaatcCCGCATGACTTTctcagagctagtgcaagatgagcatttgtggttaaaaagtatataattttttttttttttttttttttttttttttttaatagccgATTaggcatttttatgcatttatttaaataagacagtgtagttggacaggaagcgaagtgggagagagtgaagggggtgggattgggaaaggtccacgagccggGACTCAAATTCGGGACGCCCACAAGGCTACTGGCGCcgacatattattttaatataacatgttttgaaccattttattttcagttgtgTTTATATTGTGATATCTTGAAAGTTTGTTGGCGCTATAGTTAGGggacataattattatttttttctcaaatgaacCAAGTTGATATATTTCGTAATATTTCCAAAGTAAACATGCTGAGAATCAAGTCTCCAATTTCCATAGGTCATTTGTCTATTTTGTTGCATCATTTGAATAATGCAAACAATAGAGAACCCcattatacaaatatttcttCAATATATTGAGTTACTACAGGACAGTGTTTAACACTAAAGTAGTTGCCTAGAATAGCATTTCCCTTCATGTAATTTTTAAGCCCATTTCTCACTGTCAGCACTCACTACTGAGAAACTCGGGCATTTTCTTTCTCCTCCATATATCTGTTAAATTctatcttttaaaaacatatattcgactagtgtatatatttgtagAACATTCTAGCAATTACGTAATGGGAGAGTCTCTGCATTTAATTCCCATCTGTACAGTGCGAAGATGTTTCTCTAGAGTCATGTGACTTCTCACAAACGTCACCATCACACGGTCAGGCTGTGATAGAGTCGCGGTGGGCGTGGCTAACGGATCAGAGCAGACAAGCATTCTGCAGCTAACGTCAACACAAACACGGACTCTGTTTCTACTGTTGTTTAATAAACAAACGTTGCATTTTGCTGCGCTTCTCATAAACGAAGGGGTAAGTCAATTTGTCTCAATTTTCTGTCAGCGCGTTGCATTTGCTAATTTCTCAGCAAATATTGTTGAATTACGCAGGTGGATGGACATGGCGCTCGTGTTGTCATGGTGTTGTTTGGTGCGCCAGATTACGGTTTATGTTTTCACGCGAATAAATGTTTAAGGTCAGCTCTGTCAACTCACATTTCTGTCGTTTCTGAGATATCGTTTTTTGTGCTGTAATCTGCTACGATTGACATGATATGTTACAACAAACGTGGCTGTTTGGTTCATATATTATACTAACGTTACATGCGCAGCGGGCCATCCCGTTATACCAGCGACAGATTAACACAGATTTATTGTTAGGTTAACCCACTCCAGTTTAGACTGAGCTAATAAAAAGGCTTACTTATGtagattttagtttagttttttgaaTAGTTTTCCTGTCATAAATTGTGTTGCTGAATGGAAGAAAGTGtggtatttaaaatgtattttaatgagtCCCAAATGGCTCGTTAAAACGGTTTCTTTAAACCTCttgagtttatatattaaatccTAAGTAACTGGAGACCCCATCTACAAAACGTTTGTTGTGGGTACTAGTTAACCGTAATATAATAATAGCGTTAGTAACGTTAGTTCAGTTTAAATGGAGTGGCAAATCGCATAATTTGTGGCaagctgttttaacttttattcTTAACCAAccagtgtttttttatgttactgctacttatttttaattactagAAGTTATCCAATAGTGACAAATACGTTGTTCAGTTTCACCAATTACTAAATACAATTACTTATTATTGACATTAAATACTAATACTTCCCCGCTGGGGGAAAAACTGGTGAAGCTGAAATAGATACTAATAGCTGTTGGTAATATTACTAGTACCTATTTAATACTAAATTGTAAAACTTGTGCGAGAAGGAACTGTAATACATATGACGCTTTTCCACTGCATTGTATGACTCGGAACGTCTCAGTTTGGCTCATTTTACGTGGGCTCGCTGGGTGGGTTTGCTTTTCCACTGCTTTTCCACTGCTTCAAAGTGGGTGGGATTACAGACTGTTTGCTATAGTTGTGCCGCCACCTCGACTACTGACCACAAAAAAGccatttcttttttcagattGCGTGGAATGGTTGTTTAAAGCaagttgtttaaaaatttgTGCAGACAAATGAAGTTGCGGTGGCTGTTGCTGACTATTTAAATCTAGTaggtttacatttacatttattcatttagcagacgctttcatccaaagcgacttacaagaGGGGAATACgtcaagcgatttgtcctaaagaggctAAACGACTTAGGAAGTGCTCATAGTACCATaaaacaggcattgttcagataagtacaagctagaaagggaaaagagtagaataaaattttttttttacgtcaAATAGTTTAGAAAGAGATGAGTTTTCAGCAgtcgcttgaaagttgttagggagctggcattccggatagcggtgggaagatcattccaccagccaggaacggtgtaagagaaggttctggaaagtgattttgtgcctctttgtgatggtacgACGAGGCGTCGCTCACTGGTAGATTTCAGACTTCTGcagggagtgtagattggtagcagtgagtggaggtagACTGTTCTGTaagcaagcatcagtgtcttgaatttgatgcgagTGCAACCGGAAGCCAGTGCGgggtgataaagagaggtgtgacatgggcccttttggggTCGTTGAAGCtcagtcgtgctgctgcattctgattcatttgtagaggtttgattgtgcatgaaGGAAGACTggctagaagagcattgcagtagtccagcctagagatgaccagggcctggacaagaagttgtgtggcctgctctgttagaaagggcctgatctttttgattttgtgtaatgcaaacctgcaagatcgagcagttttagctatatggtctttgaaagtcagctggtcatcaaagactacaccaagatttctggcagaaCTTTATGGGGTAATTGTTGATGAACCTAAATGGATGGTGAAGTCATGCTGTAGAGTCGGAGTGACAGGGAAAACaaggagctcagtctttgccaggTTTGGTGTCTTATTTCGCAAATCCAATGATGCCGGTAGTGAGAATTCGCTCTGACCGATCAGTCATCTGCAGTGTTTACATGTCGTATTTTAGTATCAGTGCAGCTTGCTTAGGTGGTACTAAAAAAAGTACAAGGTACTAGGTACTGTACACGGTGGAAAGACCCCCCCCAAAAGGTGAGCCATACCACGCAGTGGAAAAGCCCCAATAGTACATACCATTCACTATTGGAATAAGTACTACTGCtttatctaataaataagtattgCTATCTaatgaattttgaaatatttatagcTAAATTGGGAGCTAAATTTGGCTTAATTGTTAGTATAAAAATAAGTGCTAGTAAGTTGCAAAGGGATAAATGCTTAAACAGCTTGCCATACACAGTCTGTCATGATTTCTTTTTGGCAAGCAAAAGGACAGGTGCAGTCCTATTCAAATACATGCTTGTTAACATGCAGACAAGACAAACAACTGGAAAACCCACAGCGTGTATCTAATCTGCAAGACTTTGATAACCACAGCCTCTTCCTTTCAGCATGACTTTGCATTTTATTGACATTGATCATGTGCTTATGCTTACTGGAGCATAATATGCATTAAGTCCAATGAGCTTTATCATAGGGAAtccttgtaatattttattaattttattttctctaaAATTGATGTTCTCTTATCTCACTATCTGCCAAGTCACCACCTACTCCCTTTCCTGGATAACGTTCAGGCCTACTCATCATCCCTTTCTACCCGTCTCAGCAAATTATGCAGCTCGATACCCACATCCATTTCCACAGCCTTGCTTAAACCTTGATTATTTGTTTCTTGTCACTGTTACATTGTGCACggtttttctgtttctgcaaattttatacagtttttcaAACAATAGGTGTTGGCGATCTGTCTTGTAGTTGAAGAATaggttttctgttttctgttggGCACAATGTTTAAGGCCTGGTGATTTTCAGCTGACCAAATGCTGAagtttttcattcatttgataGACAATTGCAAATCTCTATTCAGCCACTCTTCAAAGTCTTTAACCATATTGGATTTATCTCAGTTCCTGTGCATTGGTTAGCTGCCATAATGTGctcatgcatgcatgcaaatgCACTCTGTAACCAATGCAAACTGAGCTGCTGTACGTGCAGCCTTAAACTGCATCAGTTTATTTTGCAtaatgttattgcaatttaatcTATTCCATTCAGTGTAGTGTAAAGGCACAGTCTCCATATCATATGGAAGCATAATTTTTTAACTTCACGCATATTCATCCACATAGAAATAAAATGCTGAGATGGTGATTTAAAGCTAGAATCTGCATCTTCCATGCACATTTGGAAAATGCTTTGGAGAAATGTGAATGAATTTGACATGGGTCCATAGATTACCGAATGGAGTAAATATCCATGGAAATAATTGAGACACACATCTGCTCTAGAACTTTCTGAGACTTTTAGGGAAAACATAAATTGTCCGTtgaccattttttagctggtgattTAAAACTTAGTGTTTTTCAGAACATCATggaatatacactactgttctcTTATATGCTCattatggctgcatttatttaatcataaatacagtaaaacagcaatattatgcattgttaaaatttaaaataactttctatatttaatatattttcaaatgtaattattaatttgaaatatattttttgtaacaatgtaaaacttttactgtcactttgatcagtttaatgctgCTTAGTAatagtatgtgaccctggaccacaaaaccagtcataagacttaagactggttttgtggtccagggtcacatgtatttcttaaaaaataaaaaacgtacagaccccaaacttttgaacggtagtgttaGTAgagtattgtatttttaaaaaccacAATGTATGAATTGGAAGGCtgtgaaataagaaaaaagagTTTGTACGAATTTTATGCTtcacttatttacattttagtttttgcttAATCTGAATTATTTGTATTTGCCATTGTTTCTCATAGCCAAGTTTGTTGTTTTGAGTGCTGTGGCTCCCAAATACAGTTTATCCCAGTTTTTTTATGTAAGATTAAAGAAGTTAAATATGCAAACAGATTTAGGTTTAGGTATGTAACCCTGTTCACTAATGCTTAGTGATTTGTGCAAGCTGTGAGGTGTTTGGCTCATTGAAGCAGTATTCCTTCCATATAATTCCCTCCATGAACCACTTCAGCAGCAGCCAAGTAAAGTGCCTGATCATTTATTCACCACATGTCACCTAAgaggatttttctccttttGTAACCCTTCCTAGACTGAATTGAATCACCAGTTAGGACAACAGTCCTCAGAGACCTCTCTTTCCTACACGTTTTTGTGAATTGCGTTGACATCTGAATCTATTTCATTACTGTTACAAGTTTAGCAacttctaaaaataatttttcatctCTTTGTTTGGTTATTTCAAATTCGATTTCT of the Labeo rohita strain BAU-BD-2019 chromosome 19, IGBB_LRoh.1.0, whole genome shotgun sequence genome contains:
- the mapk15 gene encoding mitogen-activated protein kinase 15, whose protein sequence is MNITEVEEHITLKYEIKRRLGKGAYGIVWKAVDRKTGETVAVKKIFDAFRNRTDAQRTFREIMFLQEFGDHPNIIKLLNVIRAQNDKDIYLVFEFMDTDLHAVIKKGSLLKDIHKRYVMYQLLKATKFLHSGNVIHRDQKPSNILLDSDCFVKLCDFGLARSLYQIQEDSVNPALTEYVATRWYRAPEILLGSSRYTKGVDMWSIGCILGEMLLGKPLFPGTSTINQIEKIMSAIPHPSTEDVLAIRSEYGASVIQRMLLRPQVPLDEILPASVPPDALDLVQRLLVFNPDKRLSAEEALQHPYVSKFHNPAREPSLVYDVILPVDDDVQLSVTQYRNKLYEMILEKRACRQMQKQPDFRQKSEEKTTEVNGGSGMDKSNETGAGSQGEGKRGADRDHDRKSPNDKNCSNGTGAAVGKPLSRPEQTHSAPESTSPTISPSAVKTSYNPITHMPNGLVKPQHYPSLSQRIGRRIQDTGGILPTDGANGSMGADQRGRSAPVTRTNSFSLTLAQPQNNPLLRKDDPIVSPGLCVTSARLNQRSNSHSRDAKAPPRFSKKVFQSNSNVSAAGDPRAKLGSYSQAYGTISKSGLDNLLRNCH